Genomic segment of Bacteroides intestinalis DSM 17393:
GGCAGCTTATAAAAGTGACGGACAGACCTATATCGATCCTAACGGAGTAGGTTATTATTTGTCGAAAAACTCGATGAAAGTGGCAAAATATGAAAAGAATTTCCCACAAGTTACCGTAGGTGAACGTAATCCGAAACCTACTTCCGGTGATTGGGTTTCATTGGTATTAGAGCATGGAAAGGCTCCGAAGGGTGCTTCTTATGAATATGCTGTCCTGCCCCGTACGGATGCAGTTTCCTTGAAAGCTTTCGCAAAGAAACCGTCTTACAAGGTATTGCAACAGGATCGCAACGCTCATATCGTTCGTTCTCTGACTGATAAGCTGACCTCATACGTACTTTTTGAAACACCACAGGCATTGCCTGAGGAGGGTTTGCTGCAGAAAGCTGATACTTCCTGTCTCGTCATGATACGTGAAGACAAAGATAAGCTCTTATTGACCGTTTCCCAACCGGATCTGGCACTATATCGGGGGCCGAGCGATGAGGCTTTTGACAAGGATGGCAAACGTATGGAACGCAGCATTTATTCGCGTCCTTGGATTGACAATGATAGTGGTGAGATACCTGTAACCGTTACTCTAAAGGGCGCATGGAAGGTTGCAGAAACTCCCTATTGCAAAGTGATTTCCAAAGATAAGCAGCAAACGGTTCTGCGTTTTACATGCAGAGATGCCGCCAGCTTTGATGTGGAGCTGAAGAAATAATGAAGTTAATCCTTAAAATAGAACTGTGATGAAAGTAAAGAATATAATGTTGTGTGCAACGGCTGTCGCTCCCTCCCTAGTTTGGGCGAAAGAGTTGCCTAATATCATCTATATTGTAACCGATCAACAGACAGCCTCTGCGATGAGTTGCATGGGAAACGATGACTTGCATACTCCGAATATGGATAAGCTGGCAGAGTCAGGTGTCCTGTTCCGTAATGCCTATTGCTCTACGCCTTTGAGTGGACCTGCCAGGGCAGCTATGTTTACAGGCTATACTTCGCACGAAGTAGGACTTGCCCGAAACGGTACACCGATACCGGACTCATTGCGTATCCGGACTTTGGGGACATTGATGCAGGATGCCGGTTATGATTGTATCTATGCCGGTAAATGGCATGTACATACAGCCTCCATGCCGGATAAAGAGTTCGGTTTTACTACTATCCATCCTCATAGTGATAATGGGTTGGCGGAAGCCTGTGTCGACTTTCTGGAACAAAAACATACCAAACCCTTCTTCCTGGTGGCGGGATTCGATAACCCGCATAATATCTGTGAGTACGCACGTAGCCAGAATTTGCCTTGGGGAAATATAGAAGACCTGCCGCAGAATGAGTGGCCGGGACTACCTCTTAATTTCGCTAAGAATCCCTATGACGCTGATGTTATCAGTTATGAGCAGAGCCTGAATTATTCGGCTTATCCTACCCGTAACTACACTCCGGATGATTGGCGCCGTTACCGAAGCCTCTATTACCGTCTGGTTGAAAAGGTGGATGCAGAAATCGGTAAGATTTTGAATGCTATAGATAAACAGGATTTATGGAAGAATACAGTCGTGATATTTACCAGTGATCATGGCGATGGAGTGGGAGCACACCATTGGAACCAGAAATCGGCTTTATATGAAGAGGTGGTAAATATCCCTCTGATTGTAACCTTACCGGGAAAGAAGAATGCCGGCAAGGAGATGCCGCAACTCGTGAATAATGGTGTCGATTTTTTTGCAGCAGTTTGCGACTGGGCAGGCATCCGGCTTCCTGAAGGGTTGCATGGTGTTTCTTTCAGACCGTTGGTAGAGAAAGCCGATCCGTCATTGAAGCACCAGGACTATATCGTAACCGAAACCACTTTCGATAAAGGCGGGAACACACGTGGCTGGGCTTTACGTACCTCTCGCTATAAATATGTGTTGTATGACAAAGGCCGTTATCGTGAGCAACTTTTTGATATGGAAAAAGACCGTGGTGAAATGCGGAATCTCGCCATCGAGGAGAAATACAAAGAGATTCTGTTGCAACACCGGGAGTACCTGCACGATTGGATGAAGCTGCATCATGTAGCGCAGATACGTAAGGATGTACATACGATTCCGGGTGTAAATCCGGAATAAGATTAATGATTATCCCAACAAGCTGCGGACTGCCGCTTGGTAAGTTTCCAGCTTGTTGGACTTATGAATTGCTTTTTTTGCCTTCCGGTCTCCGTCCGGCATTAGATATTCCCAGAAGTTCTTCATTTTCGTCAGCAGTTGCTTGTCTCCCCCTTCCAGAAGATTACCATACTGGGCAAATACGTCAGCATGGAACAATCTGAGTCTCTCCTGCATATCCTTTTCGGAAAGCGGATGTCCCTGTTGATACTCCAAAGCTAAGGCGGGATTGGCAAGCAGTCCACGACCTATCATGATACCTGCCAGTTGTGGGAAACGTTCTCTGATGGCCTGTATATCTTCTATTGTAAGTAAATCGCCGTTATACATAAGCGGATGGCGGCACTCGTTGTAGAAGGTTTCAAAACCTTTTAAGTCTACTTCCCCTTTATATTGTTGTTTTCCCAATCGGGGATGCATGATGATATGTGTCAGTGGCAGTTCATTCAGTAAGGGTAGCAAAGCCAGACATTCTTCCGCGTTTTCCCAACCCAACCTCATCTTAACAGAGAATTGAAGGTCGGGGTGATTCTTTATGGCAGCAGTCAGCAACTCCCGCACCTCTTCGGGATAAGGAAGCATTCCTGAACCATTGTGACGTTTAGCCAAAAGAGGGAAAGGACATCCCAGATTTATGTCCACATTCTTATATCCTTTTTCGATGAATAGGGCTATTATTTGCTCCATTTTGTCCACATCGGGAGCAATGAGTTGTGGAATAAGCTGCACGCCACGGTTGTTTTCCAGAGTAATCTCACGCATATCTTTTTTTCGGATTTCTCCGTGCTCCACACGTACAAAAGGAGTATAATAACTCTCTATACCGCCGAATATACGGGCATGCGCTTGTCGGTAAATAGCCTCGGTGTAACCTTGCAGCGGGGCAAAATGAATGGGGAGGGTATTCTGCATATCAATCAGTTATTCAATATTTCTGCAAAGGTAACTATTTTAGCGGAATAACCATGTTCATTAAAACCATACCTGAACTATACTTGAGCCATACTTGCTCTGTACCAACCCCGTACTTCCTCCGTGTAGAGGTACCTCTGAGTGGAGAATGTACGGAGCAAGTCTGGTCTAAGTATAGCTCAAGTCTGGCTCAGGTATGTAGCCGAGTAATTACTACAAATATTCTTTCGTGATTCTCAATTTTGCTGTAGGCTGAATTCTACAGGTTGTCCATGTTGGCAAT
This window contains:
- a CDS encoding sulfatase family protein; its protein translation is MKVKNIMLCATAVAPSLVWAKELPNIIYIVTDQQTASAMSCMGNDDLHTPNMDKLAESGVLFRNAYCSTPLSGPARAAMFTGYTSHEVGLARNGTPIPDSLRIRTLGTLMQDAGYDCIYAGKWHVHTASMPDKEFGFTTIHPHSDNGLAEACVDFLEQKHTKPFFLVAGFDNPHNICEYARSQNLPWGNIEDLPQNEWPGLPLNFAKNPYDADVISYEQSLNYSAYPTRNYTPDDWRRYRSLYYRLVEKVDAEIGKILNAIDKQDLWKNTVVIFTSDHGDGVGAHHWNQKSALYEEVVNIPLIVTLPGKKNAGKEMPQLVNNGVDFFAAVCDWAGIRLPEGLHGVSFRPLVEKADPSLKHQDYIVTETTFDKGGNTRGWALRTSRYKYVLYDKGRYREQLFDMEKDRGEMRNLAIEEKYKEILLQHREYLHDWMKLHHVAQIRKDVHTIPGVNPE
- a CDS encoding tRNA-dihydrouridine synthase family protein — translated: MQNTLPIHFAPLQGYTEAIYRQAHARIFGGIESYYTPFVRVEHGEIRKKDMREITLENNRGVQLIPQLIAPDVDKMEQIIALFIEKGYKNVDINLGCPFPLLAKRHNGSGMLPYPEEVRELLTAAIKNHPDLQFSVKMRLGWENAEECLALLPLLNELPLTHIIMHPRLGKQQYKGEVDLKGFETFYNECRHPLMYNGDLLTIEDIQAIRERFPQLAGIMIGRGLLANPALALEYQQGHPLSEKDMQERLRLFHADVFAQYGNLLEGGDKQLLTKMKNFWEYLMPDGDRKAKKAIHKSNKLETYQAAVRSLLG